A single Taeniopygia guttata chromosome 30, bTaeGut7.mat, whole genome shotgun sequence DNA region contains:
- the LOC140680975 gene encoding olfactory receptor 14C36-like: MSNSSSISHFLLLALADTRQLQLLHFCLFLGISLAALLGNGLIISAVACGHHLHTPMFFFLLNLALSDLGSICTTVPKAMHNSLWDISTISYTGCAAQVFLLIFFLGSEYFLLTIMCYDRYVSICKPLHYGTLLGSRACAHMAAAAWASAFLYSLLHTANTFSLPLCHGNAMDQFFCEIPQILKLSCSISYLRELGLIAVSVCLVFGCFVFMVFSYVQIFRAVLRIPSEKGRHKAFSTCLPHLAVVSLFVSSIVFAYLKPPSILSPSLDLALSILYSVVPPALNPFIYSLRNQELKAAVKRLMTGYF, translated from the coding sequence atgtccaacagcagctccatcagccacttcctcctgctggcactggcagacacgcggcagctgcagctcctgcacttctgcctcttcctgggcatctccctggctgccctcctgggcaacggcctcatcatcagcgccgtagcctgcggccaccacctgcacacgcccatgttcttcttcctgctcaacctggccctcagcgacctgggctccatctgcaccactgtccccaaagccatgcacaattccctctgggacatcagcaccatctcctacacaggatgtgctgctcaggtttttctgcttatcttctttcttggatcagagtatttcctcctgaccatcatgtgctacgaccgctacgtgtccatctgcaaacccctgcactacgggaccctcctgggcagcagagcttgtgcccacatggcagcagctgcctgggccagtgcctttctctattcactgctgcacacggccaatacattttccctgcccctgtgccatggcaatgccatggaccagttcttctgtgaaatcccccagatcctcaagctctcctgctctaTATCTTATCTCAGGGAACTCGGGCTCATTGCTGTTAGTGTGTGTTTGgtatttggttgttttgtgttcatggttttctcctatgtgcagatcttcagggctgtgctgaggatcccctctgagaagggacggcacaaagccttttccacctgcctccctcacctggctgtggtctccCTGTTCGTCAGCAGTATTGTGTTTGCCTATTTGAAGCCCCCCTCTATCTTGTCCCCATctctggatctggccctgtcaaTTCTGTACTcagtggtgcctccagccctgaacccctttatctacagcctgaggaaccaggagctcaaggcagCAGTGAagagactgatgactggataCTTTTag